The nucleotide window agtctatcaactgctctacaaagtgatcgctacttccacacccagtttataacgctgaaaatgattcaggaagcacagcaaagttctaaaagcagcgcttgaaaagcgtctagatacataaaatgacaatttctcaaaagtaaaatcttcagcttttaaatattgtcatccatatattttcgtttttctcttttttacataacacgctttcgagaaatagaatgtcttgtaatgaaggctgcgttagaaaatgtgtatctaaattaaaatcgggtttatgacttctgcgtttttcagctttcttagcgcttgggtctcgattcagatattgcaatgaaagcaacaggggagtaagttttccttttctaaatcaaaggtgatctgctcacaagaaagtataaaaacttcagcgtttactttttgaagaccgcaaattgtcgaaacactattgcttcataagctaataagtaaggtttctgagcacgcattgttttactaatgctgttattaataaaaaaaaagcttaaattcacataatggaatttggacggctCAAAGTACTCTATTCTTTGCACAACTTTATttgcccgctgagtagagtttAAAGCAACGGCAGCAGAAGTAGCAGAAGTAGCAACAACGTGGTTAGAGTGTCACAATACACTCTATGAAATTATTgaggcttcagatcgttttgttctgttgaagctgcCTACAGGCTCTGAATTGCtgacattggctgtgatcttttttcaggtttcatgaaattcttcacatatttgaaatatttaattcgggttcgcctaatacacggtgcaaaccgtacctgcagcagaatgctgtggcacatgaagccgttttgTTTATCGGTTGTAAAGATTTAGGAGCGTACTACAAATCgagcaagcgaaaagaaaattaaacaggagtcactttttggattgctaattcattgtgctctgctcgtctaggttcaaatcccatccttgtcatggttaaggcctgagacgtgtgtgttttttctaaacggtgtttgcatttgtttcctcttttacTCCTGtaaactcaggattttttttccttggtggcaaCAATACGCTTCtgcaatacagtaaatggtagactctgctttcaaattagctgcaccaggcattcggatacagaaaaacacagggatttaaaattcaggaatatgaatggccaATTGCTTACAGCTAGGGTTTTTACGTTTtcttatttagcgatttgtgtatcaatcttttaataattcattttctgacaactattccaaaggggcaccctgtcagctcctaatactttttaaaagtctgcctgcatgtttgattattgtcgttttatttagaaaaagttcaatattgatcgtaactaaagaaaattaggatcacgaataaaaaaggggctgaagatgcgagtcggtcttgaatcagagctgagcgacacgggcttctgttctgatatgattgtacaagaagcaggaggAATCGCTTCactcctatggagcatgagctgaatcaggagggagacatttcgtatgctcgtgcatatgttaacgcatgacctacatcgtaaaactaaattaaaaactaacattaagctgtcaaagacattcatttacatacaaacaagagacagacatagtaatgattctacattaacgtgtcctacatAGTAATGTATCGCAGAATTCCGActaagtaactcagaattgctacctaaaaactcagaattatgactttatctctcacattagcccatatttcattgtctgtccttttgttattgtaacgatTCGGGTTCTATctagcaagacctgggttcgagccaatacagtgaggcacgaagtagggtgggagcggcaagggcacaagccctagaacccgaatccgttacaataacaaaaggacagacaatgaaatatgggctatttcgaagtcgcaaatgtgagagatAAAGTTAAAATTCTGAGTTTTCAGGTCGCAATTCTATGattctaagtcacaattctgagataccatagtgcgtttttttttactccctggcggaaacgggcttccgtaggttctcagtgctgcgaagcaaaagcaatctctggaaaatcagacaaattattatcagatcatgtcaaaagctgatcagtatttctttactggaaaacaaagaaatgcttgtattacacattttaatatgacatgcaattacacatgaaaaatagttaaattattttcattgcggtACATGTTGATAGAACAGCCCCTCGATAAAGGAAAGTGTGGATGGAGTGTCGCATGTTCCGTACTCTGTCTGACAGCGAGTTTAACACACTGTCCTTGGAAATTAGAAAcgaattgaacaataaattaatctgagcaaattttacacgtgtgggtgatttaattctgtCGAAATTGCGTGGAACTCCTCCGCTGAGGTCAGATACACACGGGAAAGTGTTCAGGCGGCTTCACGGAGTCCCGCCTCAGACTGGAAGCAGGTTCTAATTAGACCCTGAGAACAATCCGAgtctctgtgtgtaattgattgtgttgattgagcgGTAGTGTGACCAGGTGTGTGGTAGCAGGTTCTGccagtataaaaacctagtcaccgcattcacactttatgctttcttgcttcaacacagtttattggtttatttattttactcctGTAGCAATTTAGCGGGGCGTTAATTTGGCGATGCgcttgtttttctttatgcTGTGCCTGTGCGCAGGGGCTGGGCTCCCCGCACTGATCTCCGCCGAgccggctggctgggactctcgggaattagcgctccaggccgacctcccggctcctgaagacgcagcccagttggaggacttgaacctggcagatgcgccctccgaagacctgtctgcaagcgagaacgactcgcagtccttggctcccgacttccgccgccttcccgtgtccagagacgcgtactcgccctacttcgacaaggagaagatgaagcccgaagccggcagccgccccttacccacctacatcaagagcgtcctgtttcctccccagcGAGGGCGGCAGCCGGCTCGCCCGGCCATCGGGGACACCCGAGGAGTGGCCGTGTGgtgcgactccagcaggatgtacgtgagggttagtcggctcctgttcggcttcagctgtcggccatcGGAGGTGACCTTGGGCAACTGCAGCGTCAGCCGACCCACATGCAGttacttctacttcatctacgGGCTTCACGGTTGCGGCACCGAGCGATCGGTAAGCGGGTCTTCATCTACATGCAGTGTATCGATGTGAGCTGTAGGGCCAGTGTCGGGGTTGCCTTTCCTGGGAATatcccttcctctgtgaccctgcaggTTCTCCAGGGCCGCgtggtgtactccaacactctccgctatgccccgccctcctccagtgcgcctgtgcatcgcttcattcccttctctgtgcctgtcaagtgctcctacaacaggtaggcagggctctgctgctgctgggaaAGTGTCCAGAAGCCCCTCATCCACTCTGTCAtgcaggttccactactcctacaaggttggctatgtccccacgtgggccaggagaaggaccttcttcaaggacctgaagaacaagcacagctttgtgctgctcaccaccaactgtaagctccttgagTGAGTGGCTCCACCTGCCTGCAAggggtgctgtgtgcaggtgtaatgctgcctctctctctcctaaggatgagtacttcctgggtcagcccatgtacttccaggccactgcctactttgccacagCGGAGCAGAGGCTGTATATCCACTCGTGTTACGTAACGGAGAAACCAGACCAGCACTCGCAGACCCGTTTCCCTGTGATCGACAACTTGGGGTACGGCCCCTTCTGGGAGGAGAGGTGGGCAGGAGCCCtgagagcctgcaggggttcatccttgtccttgtccccaggtgcatggtggacagcaaggcagatgactgcctgtccaggtttgtcccctccaagcagaaggatgtgctccgcttcacgattgatgccttcctcttccagaagaagctgtccaggaaggtactgctctcaaaggctgctcagccttcctgctctactgatccatggtctgcttttccatccatgatctagatgtgaaccagactgtggcagctgtagtgcctagagctgccagcttgccttcactgatggcagaaggtccttctctgtccctctattggccttgatcccttaatgctgtgaccttccctcttgcagcatgaagtgactgagctgtacatgcactgtgtcatggctgtggctcctgctaaagcaacaccagggaccaagtcctgcacctacaacagggaggctaagaggtacttctgcaaggagcctgctgagggtgctctgggacataccaggtggaggcctcacctgtcctcctctcctccaggtgggaggagctgtatggtgaccatgaggtctgtgcctgctgtgagtccaggtgtgctggcagttggaatgaaggtgggtctggttctctatcccttatggatgcatctctgcccaagagacaaccatgcttggacaactgaggaatgatcccgtgctggacaaagggactgtttagatgagtagactgtgggtctctgggtatagcagatccctcactcctgggtgttacttgtccacaggtaccaggagcctggtgaccagtagtcgggtggctgtggcaccagtagagggtcctctggatgtgggagtttactggactgaggatgaggaaggagaccctcagagctccagtgaagatgctgagagcaccagtgaggatgtggagggggcagaggactttggagatgttggccagtggacaggtagggtctggcaggaggagctcctgtaggggtgggtgtcctgcagttcagctggattgttctccttcttcctccccaggtgcctgaatgaaggctccagcctggcccttgtgactctcctgcctccactcgccttgtaatggcaacatctcaataaagctgtgaaagacccttctgcctgctcttgtttctttatggtttataggtttgaatggggtggaggagTTCAAGGGAAGTGAGACTCATTAATCAATGGAAGTATTTGTGGGGGTTcccctttcaagaatgcttctcatattgctgccaatgaggactgaaaatggctggagtAATAAAGCATTGTACTGGGGGAAGATGGCCACACTATTCCTTGGGCAGGgctttgtgacttttttttttttactgtgggagagacggaggtgttcaatatactggAAATCCTCCCGTTTCCAAGAGGGGTAGTGCTTATGGAGTGTGAGTTGCTACTGTTGTGCCCAGTAAGAGTGTGAGATCTGGTGTCACATTCTAGGCTgcacaaactgactaaaagaaacacaaggaaggAATTGTCAACAGGGGCTTGGTGTAAAGTAGGCCTTCCCTTCCTTAGCAGAAGAACAATACTGGTGCACAAACATCAGTGAATAATGGTACAGTTAGAATCTTGGAGGTCTTGTCTTATGGGTGTTGGTTTCGCAGTATTGGACAGTCACGGGAAGTATTAGGATTGAGACTGGAGATCCCAGTACTTGACTGGGAAGACAGGTGTTCACAACCACCTCTGCCAGCAATACAGACTGTGTAGAGTGAGACTGAACGCTTACTACACAAAGCCTCTCCCCTGTTTCAGTGTCCCATGTCATGAATTTCAAGTGAATCCTAGTCTCCCTTTGTGACTAcctataatttgcacaaatcCTGCTGGCCCACTAACACTGTCAATTTTTGGCCCTACTGCACTGCCCTATTAAAGCTTCAAGGATTTAGGATAAACTATTTTATGTGATGGTtccaaaggtggcttctcaaagtacttgacataattacaataagaatacacaggataaaacaattccaatagacagaggagaccatggatggtggtactaaggaaagtaggagcagaggggtaaagaatagaaccagttcagtaaaggctcttctacagaagaaggtgttgagtctgaatttgaaggagtttagggaaggtgactctgctatccttggggagagagttccagagcttgggggcataacagcagaatgccctgtcacccacagtgtacagtgtagactggcttgggggacaggagaccagaattagaagagtgaaggttatgAAGTgtggagtagggtgataatagattAAACTGCAACTGAAATGTGAAGGCAAGTTCTACAGtttatgcaagaaagggtaatgttaggcttttatgggacgggggtaatggcagcacttttgaggaccgttggtacaacagcagtgctcaaggattcatttccaaattttgaggacaatgggttatATACCCATCGTTCTTACCAAAGGCTCAGAGACCTTTCCACCACTAATTTATACAGGTTTGGTTTATTTGGGTtttatcagttaaacatttaatattgtatgtCAGTTTGTTGATGCCTGTATATCACAGTGATCTGCACACACACCTTTGACTGAATATGGGCTGCCAAACCTCTC belongs to Lepisosteus oculatus isolate fLepOcu1 chromosome 14, fLepOcu1.hap2, whole genome shotgun sequence and includes:
- the LOC138242826 gene encoding zona pellucida sperm-binding protein 3-like, translated to MRLFFFMLCLCAGAGLPALISAEPAGWDSRELALQADLPAPEDAAQLEDLNLADAPSEDLSASENDSQSLAPDFRRLPVSRDAYSPYFDKEKMKPEAGSRPLPTYIKSVLFPPQRGRQPARPAIGDTRGVAVWCDSSRMYVRVSRLLFGFSCRPSEVTLGNCSVSRPTCSYFYFIYGLHGCGTERSVLQGRVVYSNTLRYAPPSSSAPVHRFIPFSVPVKCSYNRFHYSYKVGYVPTWARRRTFFKDLKNKHSFVLLTTNCKLLE
- the LOC138243338 gene encoding zona pellucida sperm-binding protein 3-like codes for the protein MYFQATAYFATAEQRLYIHSCYVTEKPDQHSQTRFPVIDNLGYGPFWEERCMVDSKADDCLSRFVPSKQKDVLRFTIDAFLFQKKLSRKHEVTELYMHCVMAVAPAKATPGTKSCTYNREAKRWEELYGDHEVCACCESRCAGSWNEGTRSLVTSSRVAVAPVEGPLDVGVYWTEDEEGDPQSSSEDAESTSEDVEGAEDFGDVGQWTGA